The DNA window ATTCAAGCGTGTGACCGTACCATTCATGCTTTTCACCAGCACCGAATCATCATCAATCACCGGCGAGGCTAAAATCGTTGTGTCTGCCGCATAACGCCATAAGACATGGCCATCCTTTGCTGACAAAGCGAATACCTCACCATTATTTGTACCCAGAACAACTAAGGCATCGCTCGCGGCAGGGCCTGCCGTGATCACTTGTTTTAAATGGGTTTTCCAGCGCAACTCACCATTGGTTTGATTCACTGCCGCCACATCACCTTGATGATTAGCCGTATATAAACTATTCGCGGCATGCGCAATCGCTAAAGGAAACGTTTGCTTGCTCGCTGACAACGCCTGCACAGACCAAGCCTCTTTTACGGATACTTGTTGTTTAATCGGTTTTAAAGCGGTTGGCTTAGGCGCATTGTCCGTCCCGCCCATCATTTGTGCGCAACCACTCAAGACCAATAAGAAAGAACATAAAGAAAAAATGCGGCGCATAGTCTAAGCCTCTTTGGCGGGTAGTTGATGGAATTGTCGTTCGACGATTAAGCGAGAACCTAAATCACTGGGATAATGCGTTAAGGCTTCACCGTAAGCGTGTTTCGCTTTAGTCGTTTGCTTTAAAGCCATATAGGCATCGCCTTTAATCACTTCAACGGCAGAAGAAAAGCTGGCATCGTCAATTTTTTTCAGTTGTTGTAAGGCTGCTTGCGGTTTATGTTGTGCTAACAAAATTCGCGCCTTACGATTACGCGCAATTTGTCGTGTTGCAGACAACTTGGCATGCTGCACTACCCATGTTAACTGAGCCAATGCTTTATCCAGATGATTGTCATCCACCGCTTGCTTGGCAGCAATCAATGCAGCAAATCCTGCATAAGGTGTATGAGAAAAATGTTGTTTTAAGTTGTCTGTTATTTTCTGCACTTGCGCAGTATCATTTTGCTCTTGCGCAAGCAACAAATGTTCATAACCGTTTGAAGCTTGATAGCGGATCTCTAATTGTCGGTTTTTCCAAAAATGCCAGCCATAGCTAATGGCTAAGCCAACCGCCACCGCAATAAGTGTGCTCCAACCATAGTCTTTCCACAGTTTTTTTAACTGAGCGACTTGTTCGTCTTCTGATAAGTATGTTGACATAAAATTTCCTCTTGTTCCTTTTGTTTCTTTCATCCTGTCATCCCGGCAGCCTGTCATCCCGCACTTGATGCGGGATCTCCATCTAGCACCATAGTCCTACCAGGAGATTCCGGCTTTCGCCGGAATGACAATACACTAACCGCGTCAAGCGCGGGATAACAGCAGTTAAACGTACCGTGACAAACATGGTTCTAATTCAGAAAACAAAATAGTTTTCTGTGGTTTATCTTCTCGTAAATATTTGATCTGCACGGATTGCGATGCTAATTCATCATCACCTAAAATCAAGGCAATGGCTGCACCACTTTTGTCAGCGCGTTTAAACTGACTCTTGAATGATCCGCCCACAGCATCGACCACTAATCGCAATGTGGGTATTGCCGTACGCAAAGTTTGTGCCACCTGCATGGCTTGTTGCACCGCAGCGTCACCCACACACACCCAATACACATCAACGACAGCCGATGTTTCTGGTGTTTTATCACACGCTTCAAGCAACAAGATTAAACGCTCTAATCCTAGCGCAAACCCTACAGCCGGCGCGGCCTTTCCACCAATTTGTTCCACCAAACCATCGTAACGACCACCCGCACAAATTGCATTTTGGCTGCCGAGTTTATCGGTAACCCACTCAAAAACGGTATGCGTGTAATAATCCAAACCGCGTACTAATTGTGGATTAACGCGATAAGTAATCCCGCAAGTATCCAGCGATTGTTTCACTTGCGTGAAATGTGCCGTAGACACTTCATCAAAATAATCGCTTAATGCCGGTGCACTCGCAATTAAATCTGCCATGGCAGGATTCTTGCTATCTAAAATACGCAAAGGATTGGTGCTCAGTCGGCGTTGGCTGTCTTCATCTAATTGATCGCGATGCTGCTCAAAGTAGGCAACTAAAGCTTCACGATGTTGTTGGCGTACCGCCGGTGTACCGAGGGAATTTATCTCTAAGTGCACGGCATCCGTAATACCCAGGGATTGCCAAAACTGCGCGGTCATCGCGATTAGCTCGACATCCGCTAGCGGTCCTGGCATACCAAAGTTTTCTGCGCCAAATTGATAAAACTGACGGTAACGCCCTTTTTGCGGACGCTCATGCCGAAACATGGGACCGGTATACCATAAGCGCTGCACCTGCTGCACGATCAAGCCTTGCTGCAAGCCCGCGCGCACACAGGGCGCTGTGCCTTCTGGGCGCAAACTGAGTGAGTCACCATTACGATCGGTAAAGGTATACATTTCTTTTTCAACAATGTCCGTGCTCTCACCCACCGCGCGTTTAAACAGTTCAGTTTGTTCAACAATCGGAAAACGAATTTCCTGATAAGCAAATTGTGATGCAATGTCTGCTAAACGTGATTCAACAACGCGCCAGACGGCTGTTTGCGCGGGAACCAGATCATTCATGCCACGAATGGCTTGCAAGGTTTTACTCATGATTTTTTCTTCATTTTCTTCACCGCTTGCTGACTAGCAAGATATTGCTGATAAGCTGGCGTGCCTTTAAATTGTTTCTTTAATAGCGATGCCATCTGCTTTGTGCGCTTTGCATTGCCGGCTTTTTTCGCGATACGGTAACTTAAGTACACGGACTCACCTGTCGGTTCGCTAATTAATTTAAATTGCTTGTAAGTTTTTTCTGCTTGCTGTGTTTTGCCAATATCTAATTGAATGCTCGCCAAAGCCAATAAAGATTGTCGCAAATGCGCATTCTCTGCTAAGGCTTTTTCAAAATATTGCATCGCCCGAGCTTTGTCTGGGATCTTCATCGCACACAAGCCAGCGTTTTCATTCACCTTCGCCGTATTCAAATAGTTTTTATCTTGTAGCGCATTATCAAAGTGCGTTAACGAATCGCGGTAATCGCCTTGGCGACATAAGAACGTACCGTAATTATTTTGTGGACCCGCCGCATGTGGATTCGCTGCAATAGCTTTTAAATAATCATTACGCGCGGAGGTAACATCACCCGTTTGTTCGTGGTAATACGCCATCGCATCCAAGGCCGTACTCCAGTCCGGACGTTCTTGCAAGGCTGATAATAATTGTGCTTTGGCGCGTGCCGTTTGGCCTTGTTTTAGATAAGCCAAGCCCAACTCGATGTTGTATTCAGCGGTGATCTGCTGATTCGCTTGCGCCTCAGCGGGATTGATATCTGGGCTAATCGCATTACATGCGGATAAGGCGCAGCAGAGTACCGGAAAAAGTAGCGCAGATCTGAACAATTTCATGGCAATTCCTGTCCATTTCAGTGTGGGCAAAAGTGTAACTTTATTGAGGTATATACTCAAGTGCCTTCAAAAGGCTATCTTTTCTTTGAGCTGCTGACGGGACTCAATCACGCCATCTGAGCGCCCAGCTTGACGTGAGATTTTGACGTTTTAACAAAGAAAAATAGAAGGAATAGCCATTCTATTACGCGTATTTTTCGACCGAAAAACGTCAAAAGGTGGCGTCAAGATGGGATGCTCAGAATAGCGTTTTGAATGCACTTGAGTATAAGTACAAGTCGGACTAGGTATATGATAGGATTCGCGGCATATCGACAAGACAGGAGTCCAGCATGCTGAATGATCATTCTCTGCCATTAGTGCTAAGCACAACATCCGAAAATGCCATCGACAAAACCGAGCTAACAGCGGCGCGACAAGATGCTGAGAATACAAATGTACTCGCAGCCCACCAATGCGAGGGGATCCCGAATTATAAAACCTACGCGTGGCTCTACTTTGCATCTGATGATGCACACCCTCAAGTCTACATGGGCGAAAAAAAACAACTGCTTGAGGAAAAAAATCTTTTTCGTTTAGACCCCAACTATTTTTTACAACTGATTAAAGACGGAAAAATCAGCATTGACTTCAAGCACCCTGACTTACGAAAAAACTTATCAAACAATCGCATCTTCGCATTTAATATCGCAACATTTGGCACCACAGCCGGCGTTACATTATGGACGACTGTGCTATTTGATCTAATGATCAAATCAAATGCTCTGCTTTCTAACGTATACGGTGGTCTTGGTCTATTAGGTATATTAGGTCTTTGCTTACTTGCCTATGCGGTGGCTCAACGAACAGCCCTCCCCAAAAGTGACGGCTACTTTCTCGACAAAACCCCTGAAAAAATCAAGTTATTATTAGCAAATGCAACAAACGCTACCCTGCAACCGGCCATCACATTTAATTTATCTTTCCTAATTGCCGCCATCGGCAGTAGTTTTTCGGTGCACGCGCTGAATGCAACGGTACTAGCAACACCACATGCTTGGGCTGCGCATGCGATAATGGCTTTAGCCACCGGCCTATTCGTTGGTTTAGCGGGTATGCTAAGCATGTATACCAAAGTCAGAAAACAAGAAAAATATCAGAAAAATCCAGGCGAATTAAAATGGTTACTGGCTAAAACATTTGCGCAACACTTTGCAATGGGCGTTCTCGCTTACGCGATTAACATTGTGATCCCTAATGTATTGCTGGGTATGTATTCAAAAGGCGTCGCCTATGGGTTTAGCTTTACGATCTTACCGCTGCTAACAGGGATGCTTAGCGCTGCCATACTGCCAAAGTCACCAAGCAAGATCAAAGTCGACGACGATCTACGTGAGCGACATCTCAAAGCACGACTGGCTGAACATTGGAATCAGCACAGCATGTTTGCTGTAAGCCAGGATGAGACACTCAGCTGTGAAGTTGAAGAGCGCACGATCAATAGCAGACAAGAAGAAGTCTGGATGCTTAAACCAATGACAAACAAATAGACACTCGGTTCTTTCTTAAGGTTACAAGCCTTTGATCCGCAGGTGGGGTGCCCCCCCCTAACTCAGAATGCTTGTTTATTTCTAATATCTCACACAATCTTTTACCTAATTCATTGATAAAAAGAAATTTATAAACTATCATTAACGCATCCAAGCTCGCCACGCCTCTCCCTGAAGCGCACCTAGGCGGGTTATTTTTTTGTGAACTATGACAATAACGTATTTAAAAAAACCAGCCACTATCAATACCCAACTCGCGATCCTACGACAGCATAATTTGTCAATACCTGATATTTCATTTGCCAATATGTGTACTCAAAGCTTTTTGCAAAGCAGCGTTTTTAAGTATGGCAGCCTTTGCCCTAACTATTATGCTGCCCGGCCATTTCCTTTCAACAGCAGGTGCACTTTCATCTATTTCTGCAGGGCTTGGCTGTGGGCTAGCGGCTTCAGGCTTGTCATCCTTGGGATTTGCTTTTCTTACCGCAAAATATTTACCGACGACTTCTAATGTCATCGAAGCTGACGACAAAACCTTACAAAAAGCTTCTTCTCAAGCGTTATCAAGCTTTTAGTCTGATGCACTTAAAGACAACACAGCAGAACAGTCTGGCGATGAGAAACCACCGGCATACGATACACTCGACAATAATCATCGAAATAACCCCTTAGCGGAGGCCTCGGCACCACTGCTAAAACAGTGAACTGCGGCTGGGGTGAGCTCAATCCCGAACATCTACTTTCAAAATATACCGTTTATCACTCGTAGATCCCTCACCTTCAATAATATTCGCATCAAGTAACACTTTTAATTCACGCTGCAATGTTCTTCTAGAAAGACCTGGACACAGATCTTCGAATTCCTGTATCCCCAAGTGCCTATGCTCAAGAATATGCGTTATAGCAAGCTGCTGACGATCAGATAATACGTGCTTATTTAATAACACATCATGCTGAATGATTTTTTTCCCAACCTGTTTTATATCTGTTAACTGTGTCGCTAAACCCGTGACAAAATATTCTAACCAAGCGGACATATCCATATTATTTTCACGAACACTCTGAATTGCCTTGTAATAGTCACTTCGATTTTGATCATAATACTGACTAATTGTGAAAAGTTTTTTAAAATCATATCCACTTCGATATAAACACAATGTTGAAAGCAATCGAGCAGTCCGGCCATTACCATCTAAAAAAGGATGAATGTGTACCAATTGGAATTGTGCAATCCCAGCAACCAAGACAGGATGTTTCTCCACATCCACATCCGAATCCCGTATCCAATCCACCAATGATTGCATCATCATGGGAACTTCGTATGCGGGAGGTGGCGTGTAAATAACTTCTTTTGTGCCTGCATTCACGACGTAGTTCTGAAGCTTTCGATATTCACCAGGCGCTGCAGCATTACCACGAACATTCAGAACTAACTGCCTATGCACTTCCCGTATCAAACTTTCGGTAATTGGCTTTCCATCCACAACATAACGCGACACAAGATCGAACGCTTTTCGGTAATTTAAAACTTCCTGAGCATCATCAGAATTAACAACTGTTAGTTTTTGTCCTGCAAGCAATTTTTCAGATTGTTCTAAAGTTAACGTCGTTCCCTCAATATGTGTTGTATGGTGCGCCTCTAGTACTAACGCCTTTTCCTGCATTTTTTCAATCCATACAGAAGACAAGGTTGCTGCTTCGAGAAATCCACGAGCACGTTCAATGGCCGTCAGCGCATTAGTCATCTTATTAGAAATATTAAACTGGGGTACAAACATCATTAGCTCACATTAAAATATGTATTCTCGAATTATAGTCGTGTCGCAAGAATGTCGCAAGATGTGTCGCAAGATTGTCACAAGAAGATGTCGCAAGTGTGTCACAAGGTTATTATCTTTATAAATCAATGAGTTAGGAGTTCTCGCAAAATAGCATATTTTCTGTTTTGTGAGATATCGTTGAAATATGAACAATGACAATAACGTATTTAAAAAACCCAGCCTCTATCAATACCCAAATCGTGCTCCCACGACAGCATAATCTGTTAATAGCTTTAACCTAGAAACCTCAGTTGAGCGCGGCCGATGCGTGTAACAGATTGATTTAGATGACGTAATAAAAATTTTCGTGATCACTTTATTACTAATGTTGCACCCATTTAGCCGCAATTGCTTGGCGTCACCCCCTCGCGCTGGCTGTTTGTTTTGTTGAATTCTGACTTCCCGACCCATTCCTGTTCTCAGGAACTCGGGGGGCACTGAAGCTAGCAGCAGTAGTTGGTAATTCGCTGTCGCTGTCGCTCCGCTCACCGTTGTTACTCAAGAGTAATTTAGTGTCAGCGTCGTCTTGGGGACTTGTCTCATCAGCACGTTTTTTAAAAAAGTTTTCAATGGCACCGGATATACCATTCCAAATCTTTGAGAGAGATCCATGCGGAAACTGACCCACACAGCGCTAACACGACATGATCATTACGTTGAAAATACATATCCCATGCATTTTTAAGCTTTCCAAGAAAGTTAGGATCTTGCATGGCCATCCAGGTAATCTCATCGAGCACGATTAAAACGTGCTTATCACTGGTTTTCTTTGCAAGTTGAAAAAACAAGTCACTCCAATCATTTTTATCCGCGATCACTTCAGAAAACTGGTATTGATACTGCTTGGCAAACTCGTCTCGCTGTGCCTGTGCAGTAACACCCTCGCTAGGAGGTAAACCAGAAAAAAGTAAGCTGCACTAAAGCTCTGGGCAAATTCCTCTAACAAGCGGCTTTTCCCTATTCGACGACGCCCTTTAATCACAGCCAAGCTGGCCAGGCCTCTTTTCTGAAGCTGTTTCAATAGTTGAATTTCACGCTCTCTGCCAATGAATTTTGCCATTTATATTTTTCAAAACAATAAAAAACCAATAAATTCAACATGTTACATCCATCTCACGAAACGGCATTATTGCTGTTTAATGAGACGACCCTCCTTTTTCTCTTAAGTTTTTTTTGATCGTGCTAGCATCTGGCGTTCAAACGTAACTGGCGAAAGAAAATGTTAGTAACAACGGTACTTACATACCCAATGCCTGATGAGGACGTTCATGATTATAATGTTGCACCCATTTAGCCGCAATTGCTTGGCCTCACCCCATGATGGTTACTGGTAGTCGTGCTGGCTGTTTGTTCTGTTGAATTCTGATCTCTCGTCTCACTCCTCTTCTCAGGAACTAAGGGGGCACCGTAGCTAGCAGAAGTAGTTGGGAATTCGCTGTTACTCAGCATATCGTCGTTATGCGGGA is part of the marine bacterium B5-7 genome and encodes:
- a CDS encoding cell division protein Fic, which gives rise to MFVPQFNISNKMTNALTAIERARGFLEAATLSSVWIEKMQEKALVLEAHHTTHIEGTTLTLEQSEKLLAGQKLTVVNSDDAQEVLNYRKAFDLVSRYVVDGKPITESLIREVHRQLVLNVRGNAAAPGEYRKLQNYVVNAGTKEVIYTPPPAYEVPMMMQSLVDWIRDSDVDVEKHPVLVAGIAQFQLVHIHPFLDGNGRTARLLSTLCLYRSGYDFKKLFTISQYYDQNRSDYYKAIQSVRENNMDMSAWLEYFVTGLATQLTDIKQVGKKIIQHDVLLNKHVLSDRQQLAITHILEHRHLGIQEFEDLCPGLSRRTLQRELKVLLDANIIEGEGSTSDKRYILKVDVRD
- the hisS gene encoding histidine--tRNA ligase: MSKTLQAIRGMNDLVPAQTAVWRVVESRLADIASQFAYQEIRFPIVEQTELFKRAVGESTDIVEKEMYTFTDRNGDSLSLRPEGTAPCVRAGLQQGLIVQQVQRLWYTGPMFRHERPQKGRYRQFYQFGAENFGMPGPLADVELIAMTAQFWQSLGITDAVHLEINSLGTPAVRQQHREALVAYFEQHRDQLDEDSQRRLSTNPLRILDSKNPAMADLIASAPALSDYFDEVSTAHFTQVKQSLDTCGITYRVNPQLVRGLDYYTHTVFEWVTDKLGSQNAICAGGRYDGLVEQIGGKAAPAVGFALGLERLILLLEACDKTPETSAVVDVYWVCVGDAAVQQAMQVAQTLRTAIPTLRLVVDAVGGSFKSQFKRADKSGAAIALILGDDELASQSVQIKYLREDKPQKTILFSELEPCLSRYV